CAATTCTTTTACCAATGGAGCCATTTTAATTGCTTCGGGCCGGGTACCGAACACGGTAAGTACTTTAAGCATGATCTTCCCTCCCGGTGAATTCTTAAAACTAAGAAAACACACTATTTTATTCTATGCAAAGATATCCTTTATTAATCAATTTTTCTATATGCTTCTCCTGGGTCTTTTCAATATTAACGCCATATTGTTCCTCCAGCACAAACATCATACTGACGGCAGTCTGAGCCACGTCCAATAATTCTTTGGTGATTAGCTCCATTACTTCTTTTTCTTCAAACTTTTTCTGTTCCCCGCTCATACCACGAAATTTTCCGATAGCTTGGGCCAATTCCCCGGCTTCTTCCATTAGTTTTAAAGCAGTGGATTCCATGGTCGGTGAGAGGTGATTTAATTTGGGTAGGGCGATGGTTTTGGTTAACATTATCGTTGCCTCCTCTCCCCTACAAGTATATTACGTAATGCTTGCCAATGACAAGTTTTGTAAATCTTTAGAAA
This genomic interval from Desulforamulus reducens MI-1 contains the following:
- a CDS encoding MazG-like family protein, yielding MLTKTIALPKLNHLSPTMESTALKLMEEAGELAQAIGKFRGMSGEQKKFEEKEVMELITKELLDVAQTAVSMMFVLEEQYGVNIEKTQEKHIEKLINKGYLCIE